The following proteins are encoded in a genomic region of Cyclonatronum proteinivorum:
- a CDS encoding ATP-binding cassette domain-containing protein, with protein sequence MKKPETKTDVIFSVRKLEKSFITVTGSREPVLNEIDLDLLSEEVTGIIGLSGAGKTTLLRGILQLSRPDAGEVWYKGKDLTQLNEDELRGHLRPNVRMIYQHPEAALNPGLRVEEIFVQALRLNPDKPVGSDVRASCDRLIQDIGLDQSYLKKYPHQLSGGEKRRVALARALATGPSVLFADEPFAGLDKVLQFAMLRLILKLKKQYRLTVVIISHDTDIMQEVCDTLIVMHEGRIAEVISKPWTTDSYASEVSHKLLGV encoded by the coding sequence ATGAAAAAGCCTGAGACTAAAACAGATGTAATATTCAGCGTCCGGAAGCTTGAAAAATCCTTTATCACAGTAACCGGAAGCAGAGAACCCGTGCTGAATGAGATAGATCTTGACTTGTTATCCGAAGAAGTTACGGGTATAATCGGTCTGAGCGGCGCCGGAAAGACGACCCTGCTGAGGGGCATTTTACAGCTTAGCCGCCCTGACGCCGGTGAAGTGTGGTATAAGGGTAAAGACCTGACGCAGCTCAATGAAGACGAGCTGCGCGGACACCTCAGGCCAAATGTGAGAATGATATATCAGCATCCGGAAGCAGCTTTAAATCCCGGCCTGAGGGTAGAAGAAATATTCGTACAGGCTCTCCGGCTAAACCCGGATAAACCGGTGGGTTCTGATGTAAGGGCAAGTTGTGACCGCCTGATTCAGGACATAGGCTTGGATCAAAGCTATCTGAAAAAATATCCCCATCAGCTCAGCGGTGGTGAAAAAAGAAGGGTAGCCCTTGCGCGGGCCCTCGCAACCGGCCCTTCCGTTCTGTTTGCAGATGAACCCTTTGCAGGGCTGGACAAGGTACTGCAGTTTGCCATGCTCAGGCTCATACTCAAGCTTAAAAAACAGTATCGTTTAACCGTAGTCATCATTTCGCACGATACTGACATCATGCAGGAAGTCTGTGACACCCTCATTGTGATGCACGAAGGCAGGATTGCGGAAGTGATTTCAAAACCCTGGACTACTGATTCCTACGCAAGTGAGGTAAGCCATAAATTACTGGGTGTATAG
- a CDS encoding ATP-binding cassette domain-containing protein: MYKAVEVQNLSLGVKTGSRYTEIAENISFTLYKRERLGIVGESGSGKTQTVLSLLGLTHPNIKPLSGRILFEDNLVWDAAFAGKRSERKKLAALRGNDIGIIFQDARASLLPHLTIEEQARETWLTLRPEIGLIGFESQTTFILQKLGFSDPKAILAKYPVQLSGGQAQRAYIMLALLGQPTVLIADEPTSSLDPYTSRQIIELIQKFYKEQYLSLIIISHDLAEIMTITDRIIVMYAGRIVEEIPTKVLKEGGEPYHPYARFLFSMATGELFGRLREAAADSPVFREDYLNGHKKAESGCPYASRCALKKTLPEDLQRKCTTNMPPLTDRGNQRKAACWGVGDEKA, from the coding sequence ATGTATAAAGCAGTAGAAGTTCAGAATCTTTCTCTTGGCGTAAAAACCGGAAGCCGGTACACTGAAATTGCCGAAAATATTTCTTTCACACTCTACAAAAGGGAGAGACTTGGTATTGTCGGGGAATCAGGCAGCGGCAAAACCCAAACGGTGCTTTCCCTCTTGGGCCTTACGCACCCAAACATTAAACCCCTTTCAGGCCGGATTCTCTTTGAAGATAATCTGGTTTGGGATGCTGCCTTTGCCGGAAAAAGAAGTGAGCGGAAAAAACTTGCAGCCCTTCGGGGGAATGATATTGGCATTATTTTTCAGGATGCACGGGCGAGTTTGCTTCCGCACCTGACCATTGAAGAGCAGGCCCGGGAAACCTGGCTCACCCTACGGCCAGAGATAGGGCTCATAGGTTTTGAGAGTCAGACCACTTTCATCCTTCAAAAACTCGGCTTTTCGGATCCTAAAGCTATCCTTGCAAAGTATCCCGTGCAGCTCAGTGGGGGGCAGGCACAACGCGCTTATATCATGCTCGCCCTGCTTGGTCAGCCGACCGTGCTGATAGCTGACGAACCCACAAGTTCACTCGACCCCTATACATCCCGGCAGATTATTGAATTAATCCAGAAATTCTATAAAGAACAGTATCTCAGCCTTATTATCATATCCCATGATTTGGCTGAAATCATGACCATCACCGACCGGATTATCGTGATGTACGCCGGGCGAATCGTCGAAGAAATCCCGACCAAGGTACTGAAAGAAGGTGGGGAGCCATATCACCCCTACGCCCGTTTTTTGTTTTCGATGGCTACCGGCGAACTTTTCGGGCGCTTACGTGAGGCTGCGGCTGACAGTCCGGTTTTCCGGGAGGACTACCTCAACGGACATAAAAAAGCGGAGTCCGGCTGTCCGTATGCCTCAAGATGTGCTCTGAAAAAGACCCTGCCTGAAGATCTGCAGCGCAAGTGTACAACCAATATGCCTCCGCTAACAGATCGGGGCAACCAAAGAAAAGCTGCATGCTGGGGAGTTGGTGATGAAAAAGCCTGA
- a CDS encoding DUF5683 domain-containing protein gives MKIILSNIIIILLFIPELSSARQAVSLQNQTEGEREVKAVINPSNVNLFSYVAERDNALNLGYFQTSGNGFIPVMSLCRYTETVRDDIGREEEIITNKNCDDFNWRPVLDENGRYWFLFTSRSENRIYAGYVGKSLDCSTAEACNYFPLTISLPRGDGSLLRPQWAADGTAFIFEFGGNVFKVSGILSPEMMQEQELLPILFIENAAYPNWSHNQEFIAFERDGDILVFNYGLFLRDKSQDLYSVNQNLPADRAFEKSRPFWSSDGAHLSYFVPEITQSHNASEQEDNFSWNILIRSLITEGEDFGFRPLNRERFQVRGVSRARDTLTGPMVVNFLTGEDERVFTGFVNNDPDNNFPVILRSIRADGRQLSTTISDRNHFNNDYVAMMPSENTIRFIYSSQMDGELNLNFATWESQDHSFTAPYTFQNVGQRDALIRSALIPGYGQLFKGQQIKGYSLMAGAAVLTGAGIYFGLEAKNALDEYQRQLDAFRDLLVGNEATSAELMDVRRKRDLALDDQKRFNNLQTLSLTLLAAVYVYNLFDAQQGFPIYRRVSREGVKNRVTLNADLLTSQSGSVIYPGVQITLNGL, from the coding sequence ATGAAAATTATTTTAAGCAATATAATTATAATACTTCTTTTCATACCGGAGCTATCATCAGCGAGACAGGCGGTATCATTGCAAAATCAAACTGAGGGTGAAAGAGAAGTGAAGGCGGTGATTAATCCATCTAATGTAAATTTGTTTTCTTATGTTGCCGAACGTGACAACGCTCTGAATTTAGGGTACTTTCAGACAAGTGGTAATGGTTTTATCCCTGTTATGTCACTATGCAGATATACAGAAACTGTTAGAGACGATATCGGCAGAGAAGAGGAAATCATTACGAATAAAAACTGTGATGATTTTAACTGGAGGCCGGTGTTGGATGAGAATGGCAGGTATTGGTTCTTATTCACATCAAGATCAGAAAACAGAATATATGCAGGTTATGTTGGCAAAAGTTTGGATTGTAGTACAGCTGAAGCCTGTAATTACTTCCCTTTAACCATAAGTCTGCCAAGAGGAGACGGTTCTCTGCTACGCCCGCAGTGGGCGGCTGACGGAACTGCTTTTATTTTCGAGTTCGGGGGTAACGTTTTTAAGGTTTCGGGTATCTTAAGTCCTGAGATGATGCAAGAACAGGAACTGCTCCCGATACTTTTTATTGAAAACGCAGCATATCCTAATTGGTCACATAATCAGGAATTCATAGCATTTGAGAGAGATGGTGATATTCTTGTGTTTAATTATGGTTTGTTTCTGCGTGACAAATCACAAGATCTTTACAGTGTAAATCAGAACTTGCCGGCGGATCGGGCTTTTGAAAAATCAAGACCTTTTTGGTCTTCTGATGGTGCACATCTTTCATATTTTGTGCCCGAAATAACGCAGTCGCATAATGCGTCAGAACAAGAGGATAATTTTAGCTGGAACATACTCATTAGAAGTTTGATTACTGAAGGAGAAGATTTTGGGTTTCGGCCACTAAACAGAGAGCGTTTTCAGGTTAGGGGAGTTTCGAGAGCGCGCGATACGCTCACAGGCCCAATGGTGGTGAATTTTTTAACGGGTGAAGACGAACGTGTTTTCACAGGATTTGTAAACAACGATCCGGATAATAATTTCCCGGTAATTTTAAGATCCATACGTGCAGACGGGCGTCAGTTATCAACAACGATATCAGATCGTAATCATTTCAATAATGATTATGTCGCAATGATGCCATCTGAAAATACCATACGTTTTATATACAGCTCGCAAATGGATGGTGAATTAAATCTTAATTTTGCAACTTGGGAATCACAAGATCATTCGTTTACAGCTCCTTATACGTTCCAGAATGTTGGTCAAAGGGATGCACTCATCAGATCAGCCCTAATTCCGGGATATGGTCAACTGTTTAAAGGTCAGCAAATAAAAGGATATAGTCTGATGGCAGGGGCTGCAGTGCTCACCGGGGCAGGTATCTATTTCGGTTTGGAGGCAAAAAACGCTTTAGACGAATACCAAAGGCAGCTTGATGCATTTAGGGATCTCCTTGTTGGTAATGAGGCAACAAGTGCTGAACTAATGGATGTAAGAAGGAAGCGTGACCTTGCACTTGATGATCAAAAACGTTTTAACAACCTTCAAACCTTATCACTTACTCTTTTAGCCGCTGTATATGTTTATAATTTATTTGATGCGCAGCAAGGGTTTCCAATATACAGACGTGTTTCAAGAGAAGGGGTTAAGAATCGTGTTACGCTTAACGCTGATTTGCTGACTTCCCAAAGTGGATCAGTAATTTACCCTGGAGTACAAATCACTTTAAATGGATTGTAA
- a CDS encoding ABC transporter substrate-binding protein, which yields MKKSYLSKALLLIILVVSAQSLFAQQGTLRYTEDAQFARLHPYDNASERANTARIFSLIFEPLFTYDYNLEQFEYALAKEILVQQPRKVVIRLKDNVKWHDGKNFSADDVYFTFDKAMNFNRNEAVRNRLSGLIENINILSDDQVEFVFKEDVRDPKAELSFIWIVPKHRLEGDNATDFIRNPIGTGPYRVSEFNMSGITFEHFPDYHGTIRDIGKIVRRQTIDLDARITELLSNATDLLINVPANRVRQIAERGMHNLIPYQSFSISTIAFNYSNSMLGNRNVREAMVRGFNRERVLNTWYNGRGSLIGGPLTPGAPFFNPNVQPLPYEPARARQLLADAGFSDRNNDGFLQDANGNRLRFSMVVRDLGANTNDPSLRNVVQDFIDEMRNIGIEIQIVNLTYDDFRQRVFESRDFDLAVMEIFFDPTYDISPLFFSRSVFSEFNVTGYSNRAVDARFESFFNSESRSERMELMSSIQEIIARDIPYIFMFTLERNAAINLRFYNVRVDPFYFFNEVNYWRVQDL from the coding sequence ATGAAAAAAAGTTACTTAAGCAAAGCACTACTACTTATTATTTTAGTCGTTTCTGCGCAAAGCCTTTTTGCACAACAAGGAACGCTTCGATATACTGAGGATGCCCAATTTGCCCGGCTTCATCCGTATGATAATGCGTCCGAAAGAGCAAATACCGCCAGAATTTTCTCCCTGATATTTGAACCCCTTTTTACGTATGACTATAATTTAGAGCAGTTCGAATACGCCCTTGCGAAAGAAATACTTGTACAACAGCCGCGAAAGGTAGTTATCAGACTTAAAGATAATGTGAAATGGCATGATGGGAAAAATTTCTCAGCTGATGATGTCTATTTTACTTTCGATAAAGCCATGAATTTCAACAGAAATGAAGCTGTTAGAAACAGACTGAGTGGCTTAATTGAAAACATCAATATATTAAGTGATGATCAGGTTGAGTTTGTTTTTAAGGAGGATGTAAGAGATCCAAAAGCTGAATTAAGCTTTATTTGGATTGTGCCAAAGCACAGACTTGAGGGGGATAATGCAACAGATTTTATAAGAAATCCAATCGGTACCGGACCTTACAGAGTGTCTGAGTTTAATATGAGTGGTATTACTTTTGAGCATTTCCCTGATTATCACGGTACTATAAGAGATATAGGTAAAATTGTTCGCAGGCAGACTATCGATCTTGATGCCCGAATAACAGAACTTCTTTCAAATGCTACTGATTTGCTCATAAATGTACCGGCAAATAGAGTTCGACAAATCGCTGAAAGAGGCATGCATAATCTCATCCCTTATCAGTCTTTTTCAATAAGTACGATTGCCTTCAATTACAGCAACAGCATGCTTGGAAACAGGAATGTGCGTGAAGCTATGGTTCGGGGTTTTAATCGTGAGCGTGTTCTGAACACATGGTACAACGGCAGAGGGAGTTTAATTGGGGGGCCGCTTACTCCTGGCGCACCATTTTTTAACCCCAATGTACAGCCTTTACCGTACGAACCAGCAAGAGCAAGGCAATTGCTTGCAGACGCCGGATTTTCAGATCGGAACAACGATGGGTTTTTGCAGGACGCCAACGGGAATCGGCTTCGTTTTTCAATGGTTGTACGCGATTTGGGTGCAAATACGAATGACCCAAGCCTGAGAAATGTCGTTCAGGATTTTATTGATGAAATGCGCAACATTGGAATTGAAATTCAAATTGTAAATCTCACCTATGACGATTTTCGCCAGAGGGTTTTTGAAAGCCGTGATTTTGATCTTGCTGTAATGGAAATCTTTTTTGATCCTACCTACGATATCTCCCCATTGTTTTTTAGTCGGTCAGTATTTTCTGAGTTTAATGTAACAGGATATAGTAATCGGGCTGTTGATGCAAGATTCGAATCCTTCTTTAATTCAGAAAGCCGCAGTGAACGCATGGAGCTGATGAGTTCTATACAGGAGATAATTGCAAGAGACATTCCGTATATCTTTATGTTTACCCTTGAGCGTAATGCTGCCATTAATCTGCGGTTTTATAATGTCAGGGTAGATCCGTTCTATTTCTTTAATGAAGTTAATTACTGGAGAGTGCAGGATTTATGA
- a CDS encoding ISAon1 family transposase N-terminal region protein, with protein MEKELLHLFLPAGLLDRFEIERFEQSRIEGSAIASTLHIYLVEKNQLPPGYAPDEWESKGFCESKTIQDFAIRTNLVYLVFRRRRWRSKSDPNHTITSDLAFLAKGAKMTAELSAFLKGTGQNP; from the coding sequence ATGGAAAAAGAATTGTTGCACTTGTTTTTACCGGCTGGTTTGCTGGACCGGTTTGAAATTGAGCGTTTTGAGCAGTCCCGGATAGAGGGTAGCGCTATCGCTTCAACATTACACATCTATCTGGTGGAGAAGAATCAGCTTCCCCCTGGTTATGCCCCCGATGAATGGGAATCTAAAGGTTTTTGCGAATCCAAAACGATTCAGGATTTTGCTATTCGCACGAATCTGGTGTACCTGGTCTTTCGGCGGCGGCGCTGGCGTTCGAAGAGCGATCCAAATCATACCATTACCTCCGACTTGGCTTTTTTAGCAAAAGGAGCCAAAATGACCGCCGAGCTATCGGCTTTTTTAAAAGGTACTGGTCAAAACCCGTGA
- a CDS encoding ABC transporter permease subunit encodes MSLANNFIAKVILKGLLQLIAGIVLLCLLTAFVPDHTAPGFWERFVSYLKIVFTFRFSESWLLPFSVFELLSYHFKITFVILTVSILFVILFAVPAGVLAAKKQESALMASVSALLHWLSSVPLLVWGVMLMFAWFSWFSIVPTYGNFEDAGFTGKLFFLLPVVLALSFGDGTFSDVYNKVRSETASIMEQPWMKAVKARRSSETKHLVSRLTEPVFHVVSSKLVYLISGTIIVEFIFDWRGLGWLLWSLLTEEGAKDYPVLIAVYLVFLSIIVTVSVLREIASFRLNPQRRYS; translated from the coding sequence ATGAGTCTTGCCAATAACTTTATTGCTAAAGTTATTCTTAAAGGTTTGCTTCAGCTCATTGCAGGCATCGTATTGCTGTGCCTGCTTACAGCTTTTGTGCCCGATCACACAGCGCCAGGTTTTTGGGAGCGTTTTGTGAGCTATCTGAAAATTGTGTTCACTTTTCGGTTTTCCGAATCCTGGCTTTTACCCTTTTCGGTATTTGAGCTGCTCAGTTATCATTTTAAAATCACTTTTGTGATACTGACGGTGAGCATTTTGTTTGTAATTTTGTTTGCAGTTCCGGCAGGTGTGCTCGCCGCCAAAAAGCAGGAAAGCGCACTCATGGCCTCGGTGTCTGCACTTTTGCATTGGCTGAGTTCTGTGCCCCTGCTTGTCTGGGGCGTGATGCTGATGTTTGCCTGGTTTTCGTGGTTTTCGATCGTACCGACTTATGGGAACTTTGAGGATGCCGGTTTCACGGGTAAACTCTTTTTTTTGCTCCCTGTAGTTTTAGCGCTCTCCTTTGGGGACGGTACTTTTAGCGATGTGTACAACAAAGTAAGGTCAGAAACGGCTTCAATTATGGAGCAGCCCTGGATGAAAGCTGTAAAAGCGAGGCGAAGCAGCGAGACAAAACATCTTGTATCAAGGCTTACAGAGCCTGTGTTTCATGTGGTCAGCAGTAAACTTGTTTATCTCATTAGCGGCACCATTATTGTCGAGTTCATCTTCGACTGGCGGGGGCTCGGGTGGTTGTTATGGAGTCTGCTCACAGAAGAAGGAGCCAAAGATTACCCCGTTTTGATTGCCGTATATCTGGTTTTTCTGTCCATAATTGTTACTGTCAGTGTACTCCGGGAAATAGCTTCATTCCGGCTTAATCCTCAAAGAAGATACAGCTAA
- a CDS encoding ABC transporter permease, giving the protein MNTEALREYWRIGIGGAIVLILLVSNIIVLLSGDDFIRSGERNLPPKSLLLQRVTMQFPLHEEVYDPWGMLIMSDEDAEDEIFVRNRPNVRATIGQAYTFRPKLKNGAKAEQLEAGRVPAGASVEEGRFVWKPDSLQAGRHEIELRITIRHMDESTTKMVTFPVYVSSEAFFLGTDERGRSMVHLLISGTKWLVLPGLIALLIALPVGLLLGALSGFYTGMASKILQGLNLLLETVPALLLIFLAAVISGFNIYSTMIAAGLVLMPAFAESIRAVVQRFREIQFVESAVELGLSPKVVLWREIIWVNCKGLIFPYIPYVFAFAVMVEVTLSYLGIGVQIPETSWGLVLNSGRAALLDGMYWVTLFPGLAIVLTIFGFYVLGDGIARKCQHK; this is encoded by the coding sequence ATGAATACAGAGGCTCTGCGGGAATACTGGCGCATAGGCATTGGCGGAGCGATTGTTCTGATCCTGCTGGTTTCCAATATCATTGTACTGCTCTCGGGTGATGATTTCATCAGGAGTGGGGAGCGGAATTTGCCTCCTAAGTCTTTATTGCTGCAGCGGGTAACCATGCAGTTTCCTTTGCATGAAGAAGTTTATGATCCCTGGGGAATGCTCATAATGAGTGATGAAGATGCGGAAGATGAAATCTTTGTCCGCAACCGACCCAATGTTAGAGCAACCATAGGTCAGGCGTATACTTTCAGGCCTAAACTTAAGAACGGTGCAAAAGCAGAACAGCTCGAGGCAGGAAGAGTACCGGCGGGTGCCTCCGTTGAAGAGGGCCGTTTTGTATGGAAACCCGACTCTTTGCAGGCAGGCCGTCATGAGATTGAACTGCGTATTACCATCAGGCATATGGATGAATCAACTACAAAAATGGTTACGTTTCCGGTATATGTAAGCAGTGAGGCGTTTTTTCTCGGGACTGATGAGCGCGGGCGATCCATGGTTCACTTGCTTATTTCCGGAACAAAGTGGCTGGTTTTACCGGGGCTGATTGCCTTACTCATTGCGCTTCCCGTCGGTTTGCTGCTTGGGGCCTTATCCGGATTTTATACCGGCATGGCGTCAAAAATACTGCAGGGACTTAACCTGCTGCTTGAAACGGTTCCGGCTTTGCTCCTCATTTTTCTGGCTGCTGTTATTTCAGGGTTTAATATTTACAGTACCATGATTGCAGCCGGTCTTGTACTGATGCCTGCATTTGCAGAGAGCATTCGTGCTGTGGTACAGCGTTTCAGGGAAATTCAGTTTGTGGAAAGTGCTGTTGAACTTGGCTTAAGCCCCAAAGTCGTACTGTGGCGTGAAATTATATGGGTTAACTGCAAAGGACTCATTTTCCCCTATATCCCCTATGTATTTGCTTTTGCGGTTATGGTTGAAGTAACCCTGAGCTACCTGGGGATTGGTGTGCAAATTCCGGAAACATCCTGGGGACTTGTACTCAATTCCGGCCGCGCGGCCCTGCTCGACGGCATGTATTGGGTTACCCTTTTTCCCGGACTGGCAATTGTGCTAACCATTTTTGGATTTTACGTGCTGGGCGATGGAATAGCAAGAAAATGCCAGCATAAATAA
- a CDS encoding SusE domain-containing protein: protein MKNFFTDELSSISFVFKVATMLFLMIWLTDNLLGQNTELRVFDDPPTSHIPVDTSKLIHDRKEYWDNLNSNEKYNYLNLIKERTLFIQGFIEDQYVLDISSSTIDFVELALMEGVESIVVEDLLNLQKKFNDAIKHKKLIKSEVNSEGLLQTTVLVRPNATQWWTGTVTKGPIENFSYNVAHGNSNGGISAGRDSVNYRSKSWVFFNILSIPNNAEIINAELDFFLTDAGNTSHRIDIGQMDVNTFNSLTGPEALYNYIGSVPTFINNWNGMTPTAPAIRQVNYTASGRSYLQDSIINGTIHGISIRPSSDTIMQRGQFRGWDCCGNNAEPWLIITYTLINHVPPPPTLVSPSNGAINVPESTTLSWNSALGATSYQLQVATSSSFSSSSLVVNQSNITSTSRNVNLNEETLYFWRVRGSNEIGGGEWSEVWSFTTSDDLLPPGTFSLLSPKSGTELIADPEDNTEVTVIWDASENADTYTWLLIEQGGDFDEPVLGFSSDDEGTATQLTLTVAGIVSALNEAGVNTEGALTLEWTVEAQNEQGTQRAEEPFTLLLTPPTSVNEPVVPSAFALNQNYPNPFNPTTQIEYALPEVADVRLEVFNIMGQRVAILVNTMQNAGYHIVTFDASRLSSGMYIYRLESGSFIQTRTMMLVK, encoded by the coding sequence ATGAAAAACTTCTTTACTGACGAATTGAGTTCAATAAGCTTTGTTTTCAAAGTAGCAACTATGTTATTTCTGATGATTTGGTTAACCGATAATTTGCTTGGCCAAAATACAGAACTAAGAGTATTTGATGACCCACCAACTAGTCATATCCCTGTTGACACGAGTAAATTAATTCACGATAGAAAAGAGTATTGGGATAACTTGAACTCAAATGAAAAATATAATTATTTGAACCTAATTAAAGAGAGAACATTATTTATTCAAGGTTTTATTGAAGATCAATATGTACTAGATATTAGTTCTTCCACTATTGATTTTGTGGAGTTAGCACTAATGGAGGGTGTAGAGTCGATAGTGGTTGAAGATTTGTTAAATCTACAAAAAAAATTTAATGACGCAATAAAGCATAAAAAGTTAATAAAATCAGAAGTAAATTCAGAAGGTTTATTACAGACTACTGTACTCGTGCGCCCAAATGCGACGCAATGGTGGACGGGCACTGTTACGAAAGGTCCAATCGAGAATTTTAGCTATAATGTGGCACATGGCAATAGCAATGGAGGAATAAGTGCTGGAAGAGATAGTGTTAATTACAGATCAAAATCTTGGGTATTTTTTAACATATTATCAATCCCAAACAACGCAGAAATTATAAATGCAGAGCTCGATTTTTTTTTGACAGATGCAGGAAATACTTCTCATAGAATTGATATTGGGCAAATGGATGTAAACACTTTTAATAGTCTGACTGGTCCTGAAGCTTTATATAATTATATTGGATCAGTACCTACGTTTATAAATAATTGGAATGGAATGACGCCAACTGCACCAGCTATAAGACAGGTTAATTACACAGCGTCTGGAAGAAGTTATTTGCAAGATAGCATTATAAATGGAACAATACATGGAATATCTATCAGACCTTCTTCAGATACTATTATGCAAAGAGGGCAATTTCGTGGATGGGATTGCTGTGGAAATAACGCCGAACCGTGGTTGATAATCACATATACATTGATCAACCATGTACCACCTCCCCCAACATTAGTTTCTCCATCAAACGGTGCCATAAATGTACCTGAAAGTACAACATTGAGCTGGAATAGCGCATTAGGGGCGACTTCTTATCAGTTACAAGTAGCAACCAGTTCAAGCTTTAGCTCGTCAAGCTTAGTCGTCAACCAAAGTAACATAACAAGTACTTCAAGAAATGTTAATCTGAACGAGGAAACACTGTATTTCTGGCGTGTGAGAGGTTCAAATGAAATTGGTGGTGGCGAATGGAGCGAAGTATGGTCATTTACGACCTCAGATGATTTGCTGCCGCCGGGTACATTTTCGTTGCTGTCTCCCAAAAGCGGTACGGAGCTGATTGCTGATCCCGAAGATAATACTGAAGTCACTGTTATCTGGGATGCATCTGAAAATGCTGATACATACACCTGGCTTTTGATTGAGCAGGGCGGTGATTTCGATGAGCCGGTACTGGGCTTCTCATCCGATGATGAGGGCACGGCAACACAACTCACTTTAACAGTAGCCGGGATTGTTTCGGCCCTGAACGAAGCCGGAGTGAATACTGAAGGTGCGCTCACTCTTGAGTGGACAGTTGAAGCACAAAATGAACAGGGCACACAGCGGGCAGAAGAACCCTTTACCTTGCTGCTAACCCCGCCTACGTCCGTAAACGAACCTGTGGTTCCCTCAGCATTCGCCCTGAACCAAAACTATCCCAACCCCTTTAACCCGACTACCCAAATCGAATATGCCCTGCCCGAAGTAGCTGACGTCCGTTTGGAGGTCTTCAACATCATGGGGCAACGGGTCGCAATATTGGTCAATACTATGCAAAACGCCGGCTACCACATCGTTACCTTCGATGCCTCGCGGCTATCGAGCGGGATGTATATCTACCGATTGGAATCGGGCAGTTTTATCCAAACTCGAACCATGATGCTGGTTAAATAA